The Actinocatenispora sera genome has a window encoding:
- a CDS encoding citrate synthase — MSDPRWLTTEQAAQLLGVKAATVYAYVSRGQLTRHRGPDRRSSRFDRAEVERVAARARRGGRAGALDVVLDTELTLLDPAGRLYFRGRDATTLATRPFEQVAELLWADPTANAIADSTANTAADATSDPTADAIADPIGRPAPGGATGQAGPAAQGQPEAAGWAADERMLAVVRAVQAALPAGTPPADRFRVTVAALPATDPFRYDQRPAAVAATGRGLIAAAIDALPRRSTPVDDGIAARLWAGCADRPPSPPELRAFDAALVLSADHELAVSALAARVAASARADPYLAVLAGLAALGGGLHGGSVGAAEAMLAELAAGRTVADLVADRFGAGDPVPGFGHAVYTGTDPRAEAVLRMLDPDGPLAGRLGELVAAVGRHGGPRPNFDLALGALAVTFGLAPGSAEAVFVLGRCAGLLGHTIEEYRHRFRFRPRAVYVGTAPSTPD, encoded by the coding sequence ATGTCCGACCCCCGATGGCTGACGACCGAGCAGGCAGCGCAGCTCCTCGGCGTCAAGGCCGCCACCGTGTACGCGTACGTCAGCCGCGGCCAGCTCACCCGGCACCGCGGGCCCGACCGGCGCAGCTCCCGGTTCGACCGGGCCGAGGTGGAACGGGTCGCCGCCCGGGCGCGCCGGGGCGGTCGCGCCGGCGCGCTCGACGTGGTGCTGGACACCGAGCTGACGCTGCTCGACCCGGCCGGCCGGCTCTACTTCCGCGGCCGCGACGCCACCACGCTGGCCACCCGGCCGTTCGAGCAGGTCGCCGAGCTGCTCTGGGCCGACCCGACCGCCAATGCGATCGCCGACTCGACCGCCAATACGGCCGCCGATGCAACCAGCGATCCGACCGCCGATGCGATCGCCGATCCGATCGGCCGACCCGCGCCCGGGGGTGCGACGGGGCAGGCCGGACCGGCCGCGCAGGGGCAGCCGGAGGCCGCCGGTTGGGCCGCGGACGAGCGGATGCTCGCCGTGGTGCGCGCGGTGCAGGCGGCGCTGCCGGCGGGCACCCCGCCGGCCGACCGGTTCCGGGTCACCGTGGCCGCGCTGCCGGCGACCGACCCCTTCCGGTACGACCAAAGGCCGGCGGCGGTGGCCGCGACCGGCCGGGGGCTGATCGCCGCCGCGATCGACGCCCTGCCGCGCCGCAGCACACCGGTCGACGACGGCATCGCCGCCCGGCTGTGGGCCGGCTGCGCCGACCGGCCGCCGAGTCCGCCCGAGCTGCGCGCGTTCGACGCCGCGCTGGTGCTCAGCGCCGACCACGAACTCGCGGTCAGCGCGCTCGCCGCGCGGGTGGCCGCGTCGGCCCGGGCCGACCCGTACCTGGCGGTGCTGGCCGGGTTGGCGGCGCTCGGTGGCGGGTTGCACGGCGGTTCGGTCGGCGCCGCCGAGGCGATGCTCGCCGAGCTGGCGGCGGGCCGTACCGTCGCCGACCTGGTGGCGGACCGGTTCGGGGCGGGCGACCCGGTGCCGGGCTTCGGCCACGCCGTCTACACCGGTACCGATCCGCGCGCCGAGGCGGTGCTGCGGATGCTCGACCCGGACGGCCCGCTGGCCGGAAGGCTCGGCGAGTTGGTCGCGGCGGTGGGCCGGCACGGTGGCCCGCGGCCCAACTTCGACCTGGCGCTCGGCGCGCTCGCCGTGACGTTCGGTCTCGCACCGGGCAGCGCCGAGGCCGTGTTCGTGCTCGGCCGGTGCGCGGGGCTGCTCGGCCACACGATCGAGGAGTACCGGCACCGCTTCCGGTTCCGCCCGCGCGCCGTCTACGTCGGCACCGCACCGTCCACACCGGACTGA
- a CDS encoding NUDIX hydrolase, whose amino-acid sequence MLTPILATLGYVTDGRNVLLMHRDKRPDDLHYGHYNGLGGKLEPDEDVAAGMRREIAEESGLTVERMTLRGTISWPGFGHHGADWFGFLFRITEWRGTAHAGNHEGTLEWVPLERLFELPMWPSDRLFLPMVFDDDPTPFHGCMPFEHGEMTSWSYSR is encoded by the coding sequence GTGTTGACCCCGATCCTCGCCACCCTCGGCTACGTCACCGACGGCCGCAACGTGCTGCTGATGCACCGCGACAAGCGGCCCGACGACCTGCACTACGGGCACTACAACGGGCTGGGCGGCAAGCTCGAGCCGGACGAGGACGTCGCCGCCGGCATGCGCCGCGAGATCGCCGAGGAGTCCGGCCTCACGGTCGAACGGATGACCCTGCGCGGCACCATCTCCTGGCCCGGCTTCGGCCACCACGGTGCCGACTGGTTCGGCTTCCTGTTCCGGATCACCGAATGGCGGGGTACCGCGCACGCCGGCAACCACGAGGGCACCCTGGAGTGGGTGCCGCTGGAACGGCTGTTCGAGCTGCCGATGTGGCCGAGCGACCGGCTGTTCCTGCCGATGGTGTTCGACGACGACCCGACGCCGTTCCACGGCTGCATGCCCTTCGAGCACGGCGAGATGACCTCCTGGTCGTACTCCCGCTGA
- a CDS encoding DUF4307 domain-containing protein, translating into MMEPLSLGRRYSILADASDNTARTSIVTSIRSGVTTPTFPPGRYGRRRERRATPRWVLPVLITGVVVAGLAVSVGYYQQYGESEYQAQVVRSRVVSSSTVAMTLRITRPDDEATSCTVRSRAYDGAEVGRATVTLPAGAADDTVGCSLHTSRMAYTAEVVGCGPAH; encoded by the coding sequence ATGATGGAGCCGCTGTCCCTGGGGCGTCGGTACAGCATTCTTGCCGACGCATCTGACAACACTGCGAGGACATCGATCGTGACCAGCATCCGGAGCGGCGTGACGACGCCGACATTCCCGCCGGGCCGCTACGGCCGCCGGCGGGAGCGTCGTGCCACGCCGCGATGGGTGCTTCCGGTGCTGATCACCGGGGTTGTCGTGGCGGGCCTGGCCGTCTCCGTCGGGTACTACCAGCAGTACGGAGAGTCGGAATACCAGGCCCAGGTGGTGCGTTCGCGAGTGGTGAGTTCGTCCACGGTGGCGATGACCCTGCGGATCACGCGCCCCGACGACGAGGCCACCAGCTGTACGGTCCGGTCCCGCGCCTACGACGGCGCCGAGGTGGGACGGGCCACCGTGACGCTCCCGGCGGGTGCGGCCGACGACACCGTCGGCTGTTCACTGCACACGTCGCGCATGGCGTACACAGCCGAAGTCGTGGGCTGCGGCCCGGCGCACTAG
- the greA gene encoding transcription elongation factor GreA: protein MSTTDREAPVTWLSQDAHDRLKSELDELIAKRPEIAAEINERREEGDLRENGGYHAAREEQSKMEGRIRYLQELLRGARVGEAPKSDSIAPGTVVTIQFDGDPNDTEKFLLGSREIAATTDLTVYSPESALGQAILGHNSGDTVSYTAPSGADISVTIVDFEPYQG, encoded by the coding sequence GTGTCGACGACCGACCGCGAGGCACCTGTGACCTGGCTGTCCCAGGACGCCCATGACCGGCTCAAGAGCGAGCTTGACGAGCTCATCGCCAAGCGGCCGGAGATCGCCGCTGAGATCAACGAGCGGCGTGAAGAGGGCGACCTGCGCGAGAACGGCGGATACCACGCCGCTCGCGAGGAACAGAGCAAGATGGAGGGCCGGATCCGCTACCTGCAGGAACTGCTGCGCGGCGCGCGGGTCGGCGAGGCGCCGAAGAGCGACTCGATCGCACCCGGCACGGTGGTGACGATCCAGTTCGACGGCGACCCGAACGACACCGAGAAGTTCCTGCTCGGTTCGCGCGAGATCGCCGCGACCACCGACCTGACCGTGTACAGCCCGGAGTCCGCGCTGGGGCAGGCGATCCTCGGCCACAACTCGGGCGACACGGTGAGCTACACCGCGCCGAGCGGCGCCGACATCTCGGTCACGATCGTCGATTTCGAGCCCTACCAGGGCTGA
- a CDS encoding putative bifunctional diguanylate cyclase/phosphodiesterase has protein sequence MKSVRPFSGAVPGRLRVLVTVSCLVALAIAGGAIAGAEHPPGPYRFLATIGLFALARSVALWIRAGSQRLGVHWGEAALLVGMCLLPPHWLVAVVPVGVLAGGLISGAAPIKALYNTAAATIGVAAACSVAAALGGVGDVPPLTVRTGLALAAGGVTYWLVSFPFAAAAIWLTAGRARARNAVFSNLSAKLVMLAGNITLGLVAVGLGLADFRYLAAAPPLIWLLHEVYTARMRAGDERRAWQELAGAVHAMSRLDVSGVVSAAAAGAHRLFSPESVEVAVCRPAAPTQRYRSDTAGEVHPVTEPPVDGAGVLVHELSVGVETVGELRVRFHDPSTVGARERLALSAFADALGAALHNASSHARLQDMADRKAYEAEHDLLTGLVNRIKLLEYGDEQLRVEPNAEPREVALLLLDLDHFKDVNDTLGHAAGDQLLRAIATTLSARIEPDEVLARLGGDEFALLIGSPPVWRQGSEYAAERARQLAAALAAPVEIAGVALSVEAAIGVAAVPAGGCVMAELLRRADVAMYQAKRTGRAICRYDPARDAASTDRLALLAELRAALAVDDQLILHVQPAIDLASGEPTGAEALIRWQHPRRGLIGPGEFVGVVEQSELVGPFTRYVLDVALGVMSRWGAEGLDIPVAVNMSARSLLDRNLPADVAELLGRHHVPPERLVLEITETVMMTELDIIDDVLAGLRALGVRLSVDDFGTGYSSLTFLARFEVDEVKVDQEFVARMGEAPEAEAIVRSTVELGRALGLRVVAEGVETAEQKAALSAMGCEAGQGYHFFPPMPADKTAKVLWTLREAASSRGAQVIPLSARTAQPGQE, from the coding sequence ATGAAGTCCGTCCGGCCCTTCTCCGGCGCGGTGCCAGGCCGGTTGCGTGTCCTGGTGACCGTGTCCTGCCTGGTGGCGCTGGCGATCGCCGGTGGTGCGATCGCCGGTGCCGAGCACCCACCCGGGCCGTACCGTTTCCTTGCCACGATCGGTCTGTTCGCGCTCGCCCGCAGTGTCGCGCTCTGGATCCGCGCAGGTAGCCAGCGGCTCGGGGTGCACTGGGGTGAGGCGGCGCTGCTCGTGGGCATGTGCCTGCTGCCGCCGCACTGGCTGGTCGCGGTCGTCCCGGTCGGAGTGCTGGCCGGCGGCCTGATCAGCGGCGCGGCGCCGATCAAGGCGCTGTACAACACGGCCGCGGCCACCATCGGGGTGGCCGCGGCCTGTTCGGTTGCCGCCGCACTCGGCGGCGTCGGCGACGTGCCACCGCTCACCGTCCGCACCGGGCTGGCGCTCGCCGCCGGCGGCGTGACGTACTGGCTGGTCAGCTTCCCGTTCGCGGCGGCGGCGATCTGGCTGACGGCCGGTCGGGCGCGGGCCCGCAACGCGGTGTTCAGCAACCTGAGCGCGAAGCTCGTCATGCTCGCCGGCAACATCACGCTCGGCCTGGTCGCGGTCGGTCTCGGCCTCGCCGACTTCCGCTACCTGGCCGCCGCGCCGCCGCTGATCTGGCTGCTGCACGAGGTGTACACGGCGCGGATGCGGGCCGGCGACGAGCGCCGGGCCTGGCAGGAACTTGCCGGTGCGGTGCACGCGATGAGCCGGCTGGACGTGTCCGGGGTGGTGTCCGCGGCCGCCGCCGGCGCGCACCGGCTGTTCTCGCCGGAGTCGGTCGAGGTCGCGGTGTGCCGCCCCGCCGCGCCGACCCAGCGGTACCGCAGCGACACCGCCGGCGAGGTCCACCCGGTCACCGAGCCGCCGGTGGACGGGGCCGGGGTGCTCGTGCACGAGCTGTCCGTCGGCGTCGAGACCGTCGGTGAGCTGCGGGTCCGGTTCCACGACCCGAGCACCGTCGGGGCCCGGGAACGGCTCGCGCTGTCCGCGTTCGCCGATGCGCTCGGCGCCGCGCTGCACAACGCGTCCTCGCACGCCCGGCTGCAGGACATGGCCGACCGCAAGGCGTACGAGGCGGAGCACGACCTGCTCACCGGCCTGGTGAACCGGATCAAACTGCTGGAGTACGGCGACGAGCAGCTGCGGGTGGAGCCGAACGCGGAGCCGCGCGAGGTGGCGCTGCTGCTGCTCGACCTGGACCACTTCAAGGACGTCAACGACACCCTCGGACACGCCGCCGGGGACCAGCTGCTGCGCGCCATCGCCACCACGCTGTCGGCCCGGATCGAGCCGGACGAGGTGCTGGCCCGGCTCGGCGGGGACGAGTTCGCACTGCTCATCGGGTCCCCGCCGGTGTGGCGGCAGGGTTCCGAGTACGCCGCGGAACGGGCCCGGCAGCTCGCCGCCGCGCTCGCCGCGCCGGTGGAGATCGCCGGCGTGGCGCTGTCGGTGGAGGCGGCGATCGGGGTGGCCGCGGTGCCGGCCGGCGGCTGCGTCATGGCCGAGCTGCTGCGCCGCGCCGACGTGGCCATGTACCAGGCGAAACGCACCGGCCGCGCGATCTGCCGGTACGACCCGGCGCGGGACGCGGCGAGCACCGACCGGCTGGCACTGCTGGCCGAGCTGCGCGCCGCGCTGGCGGTGGACGACCAGCTGATCCTGCACGTGCAGCCGGCGATCGATCTGGCGTCGGGGGAGCCGACCGGGGCCGAGGCGCTGATCCGGTGGCAGCACCCGCGGCGCGGCCTGATCGGCCCGGGCGAGTTCGTCGGCGTGGTCGAGCAGAGCGAACTGGTCGGTCCGTTCACCCGGTACGTGCTGGACGTCGCGCTCGGGGTGATGTCCCGCTGGGGCGCGGAGGGGCTCGACATCCCGGTCGCGGTGAACATGTCCGCCCGCAGCCTGCTGGACCGTAACCTGCCGGCCGACGTGGCCGAGCTGCTCGGCCGGCACCACGTGCCGCCGGAGCGCCTGGTCCTGGAGATCACCGAGACGGTGATGATGACCGAGCTGGACATCATCGACGACGTGCTGGCCGGGCTGCGGGCGCTCGGCGTCCGGCTGTCGGTGGACGACTTCGGCACCGGGTACTCGTCGCTGACGTTCCTGGCCCGGTTCGAGGTCGACGAGGTCAAGGTCGACCAGGAGTTCGTGGCGCGGATGGGCGAGGCGCCCGAGGCCGAGGCGATCGTGCGGTCCACCGTGGAGCTCGGCCGCGCGCTGGGGCTGCGGGTGGTCGCCGAGGGCGTCGAGACCGCCGAGCAGAAGGCGGCGCTGTCCGCGATGGGCTGCGAGGCCGGCCAGGGCTACCACTTCTTCCCGCCGATGCCGGCGGACAAGACCGCGAAGGTGCTGTGGACGCTGCGCGAGGCCGCCAGCTCGCGCGGCGCGCAGGTGATTCCGCTGTCCGCCCGTACCGCCCAGCCCGGCCAGGAGTGA
- a CDS encoding PspC domain-containing protein, with product MALYRPREGRMVAGVCAGLAHRFGLSVGLVRLLFVLSVILPGSQVLVYVILWLLMPNEDRASYHVA from the coding sequence ATGGCGTTGTATCGTCCGCGCGAGGGCCGCATGGTCGCCGGGGTGTGCGCCGGGCTGGCGCACCGGTTCGGGCTGTCGGTGGGCCTGGTCCGGCTGCTGTTCGTGCTGTCCGTGATCCTGCCCGGCAGCCAGGTGTTGGTGTACGTGATCCTCTGGCTGCTGATGCCCAACGAGGACCGGGCCAGCTACCACGTCGCCTGA
- a CDS encoding DUF2269 family protein — protein MFTVLLTIHVVLAVFLVGPVAVLPMTALRAIRQRDAAGVRSGARQTAVFGFGSILVFLFGFGVMGSKPDWFSFSDLWLLLSVIAYVVAIVLTLALVVPDLRRASRALEADPVDDAKLAALRGRISAIAGLASLLFLFIVVLMVARPF, from the coding sequence ATGTTCACGGTGTTGTTGACGATTCACGTGGTACTGGCGGTCTTCCTGGTCGGCCCGGTGGCGGTGCTCCCGATGACCGCGCTGCGCGCGATCCGGCAGCGTGACGCCGCCGGAGTACGCAGCGGTGCGCGGCAGACCGCGGTGTTCGGGTTCGGCTCGATCCTGGTGTTCCTGTTCGGCTTCGGCGTGATGGGCAGCAAGCCGGACTGGTTCAGCTTCTCCGACCTGTGGCTGCTGCTCTCGGTCATCGCGTACGTCGTGGCGATCGTGCTGACGCTCGCCCTGGTGGTGCCCGACCTGCGGCGGGCGTCCCGCGCGCTGGAGGCCGACCCGGTCGACGACGCCAAGCTGGCTGCGCTGCGCGGCCGGATCAGCGCGATCGCCGGGCTGGCCAGCCTGCTGTTCCTGTTCATCGTCGTGCTGATGGTCGCCCGGCCGTTCTGA
- a CDS encoding amidase, with translation MAWVGATAGEIARAVRRGDATAGEVVDEHLRALPAADAQLHAFREVRTVPALGEANVIDDLPDLGGLALAGVPVAVKENVPIAGETLWYGSAAASLPPAEADHEVVHRLRGAGAVVVGTTRMPELALFPVTDDETAITRNPWQLDHTPGGSSGGSAAAVAAGMVPIAHGNDGLGSLRIPAACCGLVALKPGRGVVPADIGETDWFGMAENGILAGTVADAALGHAVLADSGGRLVGRRPAEPPRLNVAVSLRSPVVGVLPDTPVRDAVGRIARVLVGLGHSARRADPHYPPRLVKATMARWFAAAYADAERFGPETLQPRTRRHARIGAFAFGHGLVRQADAERWRDDSLAFFERHDLLLTPVLAGPPPAARRWSSRGWLPNVLTAVRYAPYAAPWNVAALPALTVPAGTRPDGLPVGVQLVGPPGSEWLLLGVAAQLEAAAPWPRHAPGYPQPES, from the coding sequence ATGGCTTGGGTCGGTGCCACGGCGGGCGAGATCGCGCGGGCGGTACGGCGCGGCGACGCCACCGCCGGTGAGGTGGTCGACGAGCACCTGCGCGCGCTGCCCGCTGCCGACGCGCAACTGCACGCCTTCCGCGAGGTCCGCACGGTGCCCGCGCTCGGCGAGGCGAACGTCATCGACGACCTGCCCGACCTCGGCGGGCTCGCCCTCGCCGGGGTCCCGGTCGCCGTCAAGGAGAACGTGCCGATCGCCGGCGAGACCCTCTGGTACGGGTCGGCCGCCGCGAGCCTGCCGCCCGCCGAGGCCGACCACGAGGTGGTCCACCGGCTGCGCGGCGCCGGCGCCGTCGTCGTCGGTACCACCCGGATGCCGGAGCTGGCGCTGTTCCCGGTCACCGACGACGAGACCGCGATCACCCGCAACCCGTGGCAGCTCGACCACACGCCGGGCGGCTCGTCCGGCGGGTCGGCCGCGGCGGTGGCCGCCGGCATGGTGCCGATCGCGCACGGCAACGACGGTCTCGGTTCGCTGCGCATCCCGGCCGCCTGCTGCGGCCTGGTGGCGCTCAAGCCCGGCCGCGGCGTGGTGCCGGCGGACATCGGCGAGACCGACTGGTTCGGCATGGCGGAGAACGGCATCCTCGCCGGGACGGTCGCGGACGCCGCGCTCGGCCACGCCGTACTGGCCGACAGCGGTGGCCGGCTGGTCGGCCGCCGGCCCGCCGAACCGCCCCGGCTGAACGTCGCCGTCTCGCTGCGCAGCCCCGTGGTCGGCGTGCTGCCCGACACCCCGGTACGCGACGCCGTCGGCCGGATCGCCCGGGTCCTGGTCGGGCTCGGGCACAGCGCCCGGCGGGCCGACCCGCACTACCCGCCCCGGCTGGTCAAGGCCACCATGGCCCGCTGGTTCGCCGCCGCGTACGCCGACGCCGAGCGGTTCGGCCCGGAGACGCTGCAGCCGCGTACCCGCCGGCACGCCCGGATCGGCGCGTTCGCCTTCGGCCACGGGCTGGTCCGCCAGGCGGACGCGGAGCGGTGGCGCGACGACAGCCTGGCCTTCTTCGAACGGCACGACCTGCTGCTCACACCGGTACTGGCGGGGCCGCCGCCGGCCGCCCGCCGCTGGTCGTCCCGCGGCTGGCTGCCCAACGTGCTGACCGCGGTGCGCTACGCTCCGTACGCGGCGCCCTGGAACGTGGCGGCGCTGCCGGCGCTGACCGTACCGGCGGGGACCCGGCCGGACGGCCTGCCCGTCGGCGTGCAACTGGTCGGCCCGCCCGGCAGCGAGTGGCTGCTGCTCGGCGTCGCTGCCCAGTTGGAGGCGGCCGCCCCCTGGCCGCGGCACGCTCCGGGTTACCCGCAGCCCGAGTCCTGA
- a CDS encoding nuclear transport factor 2 family protein encodes MDIDDALRFAVSWAANWNSHDLDRVLAGYAEDVVFRSPFAATVVGTDTIVGKPALREYWTAGLARLPNLHFTVTGVQVCLDTVVINYRNEAGRSVSEVLRLRDGLVVEGLGAYGPIPQ; translated from the coding sequence GTGGACATCGACGACGCGCTGCGGTTCGCCGTGAGCTGGGCAGCCAACTGGAACTCGCACGACCTCGACCGGGTCCTCGCCGGCTACGCCGAGGACGTGGTGTTCCGGTCCCCGTTCGCGGCGACCGTCGTCGGCACCGACACGATCGTCGGCAAGCCGGCCCTCCGGGAGTACTGGACCGCCGGGCTGGCGCGGCTGCCCAACCTGCACTTCACCGTCACCGGCGTACAGGTCTGCCTGGACACCGTGGTGATCAACTACCGCAACGAGGCGGGCCGCTCGGTCAGCGAGGTGCTCCGCCTGCGCGACGGCCTCGTCGTCGAGGGCCTCGGCGCCTACGGCCCCATCCCGCAGTAG
- the mca gene encoding mycothiol conjugate amidase Mca, with product MSGDLRLMAVHAHPDDESSKGAATMARYAREGVEVMVATCTGGERGDVLNPKMDRPEVWRDLAEIRSKEMAAAREILGVRQSWLGFVDSGYLEGYTPARVDELPEDSFARVPVEVAAAPLVRLIREFRPQVVTTYDEQGGYPHADHIMCHTVTMEAFEAAGDPERYQEFGEPWQPSKLYYDMGFSKERILAQHEAMLAAGLESPWAEAIEKWDWSRDKGGRVTTRVPCGEYFSIRDDALRAHATQVDPDGQWFRVPLDIQQKVWPTEDFELAKSLVETSMPEDDLFAGLR from the coding sequence GTGTCCGGTGATCTCCGCTTGATGGCGGTGCACGCACACCCCGACGACGAGTCCAGCAAGGGTGCCGCCACCATGGCGCGGTACGCGCGGGAGGGCGTCGAGGTCATGGTCGCCACCTGCACCGGCGGCGAGCGCGGTGACGTGCTCAACCCGAAGATGGACCGACCCGAGGTGTGGCGCGACCTGGCCGAGATCCGGTCCAAGGAGATGGCGGCGGCGCGCGAGATCCTCGGCGTGCGGCAGTCCTGGCTCGGCTTCGTCGACTCCGGCTACCTGGAGGGCTACACCCCGGCGCGGGTCGACGAGCTGCCCGAGGACTCGTTCGCCCGGGTGCCGGTCGAGGTGGCCGCCGCGCCGCTGGTGCGGCTGATCCGCGAGTTCCGGCCGCAGGTCGTCACCACCTACGACGAGCAGGGCGGCTACCCGCACGCCGACCACATCATGTGCCACACGGTGACGATGGAGGCGTTCGAGGCGGCCGGCGACCCGGAGCGCTACCAGGAGTTCGGCGAGCCGTGGCAGCCGAGCAAGCTCTACTACGACATGGGCTTCAGCAAGGAGCGCATCCTGGCCCAGCACGAGGCGATGCTCGCCGCGGGGCTGGAGTCGCCGTGGGCCGAGGCGATCGAGAAGTGGGACTGGAGCCGGGACAAGGGCGGCCGGGTCACCACCCGGGTGCCGTGCGGCGAGTACTTCTCGATCCGGGACGACGCGCTGCGGGCGCACGCGACCCAGGTCGACCCGGACGGGCAGTGGTTCCGGGTGCCGCTCGACATCCAGCAGAAGGTGTGGCCGACGGAGGACTTCGAGCTGGCGAAGTCGCTGGTCGAGACGTCCATGCCGGAGGACGACCTGTTCGCCGGGCTGCGCTGA
- a CDS encoding DUF2332 domain-containing protein — MTVDDVRRPTRHDLAQRFSHGEREFPTSPLYQRLAGIVAADDGLLAIAEHCRAGQQPTNLLFAAVHYLLLSEPGTPVPLAGWYRSLGGTRDPGDPALTTAFTDFCRANEADLTALVSRRLVQTNVVKRSAALRLGLAAIDEPGPVTLLEVGASGGIHLAFDAYRCRIGDTEVGPAGSPVRIETTWRSPRPVSTRIPAIGARLGLDLHPVDLADPAERRWLRALVWPENLAQYELLRAAAELVAARRPRILTGDAITALPRLDAELPADRPLVVWHAATRVHVPEERRPAFDAAIGALGRRRRLYTVSLETPDDAAEWYRRYGISYALQVRAGARPARRIAAADGHLTWIEPLSA; from the coding sequence ATGACCGTCGACGACGTGCGCCGCCCCACCCGCCACGACCTCGCCCAGCGCTTCTCGCACGGCGAGCGGGAGTTCCCCACCTCGCCGCTCTACCAGCGGCTGGCCGGCATCGTCGCGGCCGACGACGGGCTGCTCGCCATCGCCGAGCACTGCCGCGCCGGCCAGCAACCCACCAACCTGCTGTTCGCCGCGGTGCACTACCTGCTGCTGTCCGAACCGGGCACCCCGGTGCCGCTCGCCGGTTGGTACCGGTCGCTCGGCGGCACCCGCGACCCCGGCGATCCGGCGCTGACCACGGCGTTCACCGACTTCTGCCGGGCCAACGAGGCCGACCTGACCGCCCTCGTCAGCCGCCGCCTGGTGCAGACGAACGTGGTCAAACGCTCCGCCGCGCTGCGGCTCGGGCTGGCCGCGATCGACGAGCCGGGCCCGGTCACCCTGCTGGAGGTCGGTGCCAGCGGCGGCATCCACCTCGCCTTCGACGCGTACCGCTGCCGCATCGGCGACACCGAGGTCGGCCCGGCCGGTTCCCCCGTACGCATCGAGACCACGTGGCGCTCGCCACGGCCGGTGTCCACCCGCATCCCCGCGATCGGCGCGCGACTCGGCCTCGACCTGCACCCGGTCGACCTGGCCGATCCGGCCGAGCGCCGCTGGCTGCGCGCCCTGGTCTGGCCGGAGAACCTCGCCCAGTACGAGCTGCTGCGGGCCGCGGCCGAACTGGTCGCCGCCCGCCGGCCGCGGATCCTCACCGGCGATGCGATCACCGCGCTGCCGCGGCTGGATGCGGAGCTGCCGGCCGACCGCCCGCTCGTGGTCTGGCACGCCGCCACCCGGGTGCACGTACCGGAGGAGCGCCGGCCCGCGTTCGACGCCGCGATCGGCGCGCTCGGTCGGCGCCGCCGGCTGTACACGGTGTCGTTGGAGACGCCGGACGACGCCGCGGAGTGGTACCGCCGGTACGGGATCAGCTACGCGCTTCAGGTGCGCGCCGGCGCGCGGCCGGCGCGCCGGATCGCCGCCGCCGACGGCCACCTCACCTGGATCGAGCCGCTGTCGGCCTGA